From a region of the Spelaeicoccus albus genome:
- a CDS encoding PRC-barrel domain-containing protein: MFEADDIRDWQGEDVVDVNGSKIGPFEQTYFDNTTEQPVFATVRIGLPGKRRYVFVPLDGARVSPKYVRVQWEKDVVKEAPYLEPEGELTGDQEPEIFEHFGYEYHRGATGERRLGRR, encoded by the coding sequence ATGTTCGAAGCGGACGATATTCGTGACTGGCAGGGCGAGGACGTTGTCGACGTCAACGGATCGAAGATCGGCCCGTTCGAGCAGACGTATTTCGACAACACGACCGAGCAGCCGGTCTTCGCGACGGTTCGCATCGGCCTTCCGGGGAAGCGCCGATACGTCTTCGTGCCACTCGACGGTGCGCGCGTCTCGCCGAAATACGTGCGCGTCCAATGGGAAAAGGACGTCGTGAAGGAGGCCCCGTACTTGGAGCCGGAAGGCGAGCTGACTGGCGACCAGGAACCCGAGATCTTTGAACACTTCGGGTACGAATACCACCGCGGAGCGACCGGCGAACGGCGGCTCGGTCGGCGCTGA
- a CDS encoding S8 family serine peptidase, protein MRTSASPRRHVTRLSAALAAVALAAASIGVPAAADSIRDKEWWLGQYNVRQAWKVTKGRGVTVAVIDSGVDGTQPDLKKSVIKAADFSGLGKDGTTPIGSPESLFHGTAVASVLAGHGHGHGGKSGIIGVAPRAKLLSASVWLGSNMPDGVTGQRVEVAKAVRWAVDNGASVINLSLGWNDPAWPVGWDKAFEYAAQHDVVVVACVGNRSQGATEAWSPSTIPGVIGVTGLRKNGTVSKAESAPGIAVDLAGPGEDLPVSWYRGGYADAEGSSFATPVVAGAAALIRAAHPHMSAANVINRLYATAKPVKGHHGVTTTGSPDPLVGHGRIDVGAAVTSKVPSVRSNPDGSLSQWITMHRRAEDAPKSPLKAGESDAQTDGTASPAPNGSESAPTTVKGDSVDVPRPGSAQSQAGPVFLILVGAAIVVVLAGGLALAIRGRRLTK, encoded by the coding sequence ATGCGCACGTCCGCCAGCCCCCGCCGACACGTCACGCGGCTTTCCGCCGCGCTGGCCGCGGTGGCGTTGGCGGCGGCCTCGATCGGCGTGCCGGCGGCCGCGGACTCCATTCGCGACAAGGAATGGTGGCTGGGCCAGTACAACGTCCGGCAGGCGTGGAAAGTGACCAAAGGGCGCGGCGTCACTGTCGCAGTCATCGATTCGGGCGTGGACGGCACACAGCCGGACTTGAAGAAATCGGTCATTAAAGCCGCCGATTTCTCGGGTCTGGGCAAGGACGGCACGACCCCCATCGGGTCGCCGGAATCGTTGTTCCACGGGACCGCGGTGGCGAGCGTGCTGGCCGGACACGGGCACGGGCACGGCGGGAAGTCGGGCATCATAGGCGTGGCCCCGCGGGCGAAGCTGCTTTCGGCATCGGTCTGGCTGGGATCAAATATGCCGGACGGCGTCACCGGGCAGCGAGTCGAGGTCGCCAAAGCGGTGCGCTGGGCCGTGGACAACGGCGCCTCGGTGATCAATCTGTCGCTCGGATGGAACGATCCGGCTTGGCCGGTCGGCTGGGACAAGGCCTTCGAATATGCCGCACAGCACGACGTCGTGGTGGTGGCGTGCGTGGGAAATCGGTCGCAGGGAGCGACCGAAGCGTGGTCGCCGTCGACGATTCCGGGAGTGATAGGCGTAACGGGCCTGCGGAAAAACGGCACCGTGAGCAAGGCGGAGAGCGCGCCGGGTATTGCGGTGGACCTGGCCGGCCCGGGGGAAGACCTGCCGGTGAGCTGGTATCGCGGAGGGTATGCCGACGCCGAAGGCAGCTCGTTCGCCACGCCCGTCGTCGCCGGTGCAGCTGCTTTGATCCGCGCCGCGCATCCGCACATGTCCGCGGCGAACGTGATCAACCGGCTGTACGCCACCGCCAAGCCGGTGAAAGGTCATCACGGCGTGACGACAACGGGCAGCCCGGATCCGTTGGTCGGCCACGGCCGGATCGATGTCGGCGCCGCCGTGACGTCGAAAGTGCCGTCGGTGCGGTCGAACCCGGACGGATCCTTGTCGCAGTGGATCACCATGCACCGGCGCGCCGAAGACGCTCCGAAGTCGCCGCTGAAGGCGGGCGAGTCGGATGCGCAAACGGACGGGACGGCGTCGCCGGCGCCTAACGGGTCGGAAAGTGCGCCCACCACCGTGAAGGGCGATTCTGTCGACGTTCCTCGCCCCGGAAGCGCGCAAAGCCAGGCCGGTCCGGTATTCCTGATCCTGGTCGGGGCGGCCATCGTGGTTGTCTTGGCCGGAGGTCTGGCATTGGCGATTCGAGGCCGACGTCTCACAAAATGA
- a CDS encoding DUF6069 family protein, translating into MFASTRSNTPESADRTRCRMLRICTIFAAALIDAGIWFAAVRVGDVQLVYAAGPETTAIGIASVVAAVVVTGALAWGLLAALGKITRHAAAVWTTIAVAVTAVSLISPLTTAQNRPAMTILVCMHVAAAVVVITGFRISASRTEGRRESRRRAHAVEAASS; encoded by the coding sequence ATGTTCGCTTCAACCCGCTCCAACACACCGGAATCGGCGGATCGTACGCGCTGCCGAATGCTTCGCATCTGTACGATCTTTGCGGCTGCATTGATCGACGCCGGCATCTGGTTTGCCGCCGTGCGCGTCGGCGACGTGCAACTCGTTTATGCCGCCGGCCCGGAAACCACGGCCATTGGCATCGCGTCGGTGGTCGCGGCGGTAGTCGTGACGGGCGCCCTCGCGTGGGGACTGCTGGCGGCACTCGGGAAAATCACCCGGCATGCAGCGGCGGTCTGGACGACGATCGCCGTGGCGGTGACGGCGGTGTCGCTGATCTCCCCGCTGACGACTGCCCAGAACCGGCCGGCCATGACGATACTCGTCTGCATGCACGTTGCCGCAGCTGTTGTCGTCATCACCGGATTCAGAATCAGCGCGTCACGGACCGAAGGGAGGCGCGAATCCCGCCGCCGCGCGCACGCCGTCGAAGCGGCATCCTCATGA
- a CDS encoding MBL fold metallo-hydrolase produces the protein MAWNAGPNTYEVAAGVFHVVGPASNWTILVEAGRPALIDCGYPRDDAYVLGSLRHLGFEPSDVVGIAATHGHVDHIGLAHKFQKRYGTPVFATGDEAANVTREVVDQVAVPEVLRQSWRPRVALWLTHAMRSGATDPVGVSRVTEVVPGRPLDLPLHPVPVSVPGHTRGHTSFLLEDRDVLIAGDALMTAHPTTGTTGPSLLPDMFNYDTELAFASLDVIADYDTALLLPGHGLADDSGSKKAVDRVRRAWHARVGGR, from the coding sequence ATGGCGTGGAATGCCGGCCCCAACACGTATGAAGTTGCCGCGGGCGTCTTCCACGTTGTCGGCCCCGCATCGAACTGGACGATCCTAGTCGAGGCCGGCCGGCCCGCGCTGATCGATTGCGGCTACCCCAGGGACGACGCGTACGTTCTCGGGTCGCTCCGACACCTTGGCTTCGAGCCTTCCGATGTCGTCGGCATTGCCGCCACGCACGGGCACGTGGACCATATCGGGCTGGCCCACAAATTCCAAAAGCGCTACGGCACTCCGGTTTTCGCTACCGGCGACGAAGCGGCGAACGTCACGCGCGAAGTCGTCGACCAGGTTGCAGTGCCGGAAGTTCTGCGACAATCGTGGCGGCCGCGAGTTGCGCTGTGGCTCACTCACGCAATGCGCAGCGGCGCCACCGATCCGGTCGGTGTCTCGAGAGTCACCGAGGTGGTTCCGGGCAGGCCGCTGGATTTGCCGCTGCACCCCGTCCCCGTTTCAGTCCCGGGGCATACTCGCGGGCACACGAGTTTTCTACTCGAAGATCGGGACGTTCTTATTGCCGGGGACGCGCTCATGACTGCCCACCCGACCACCGGTACCACCGGGCCTTCGCTGCTACCGGACATGTTCAATTACGATACCGAACTGGCATTCGCCAGCCTGGACGTCATCGCCGATTACGACACGGCCTTGCTGCTTCCCGGACACGGGCTTGCCGACGACTCCGGGTCCAAAAAGGCCGTCGATCGCGTCCGGCGCGCATGGCACGCACGTGTCGGCGGTCGTTGA
- a CDS encoding amino acid permease — protein MDVPAEQQQSNHGGRAPHGPKKLRSRHITMITLGGIIGSSLFVGSANIIRSVGPTAVVSYLVGGLLVYLAMLMLGEMAAVRPAVGSFMEYARVGLGDWAAYLVGWLYWYFWVGVLAYEAVIGGHTLNGWFHGLPPWAWSLLLLGVFVLTNLISVRSFGETEFWLASIKIAAIVVFLGAGLLFVLGLWPDSSFSVHNLWQHGGFVPQGFGAILTGVALVIFSYFGTEIAVMASAESEDPPAGIRLATITVIWRVLLFFVGSILIITMVVPWDKLPAATGVANAPFTLMFEKFGIPAASIVMELVIFSAVVSVLNSGLYSASRMFASLADKGFAPKIVSRKARNGVPVVAVFASTAGGVIAAIANFIAPNSGIFDFIMNSAGLVALFVYVFIALTHMRLRQKMTAHEVAGLKVKVKLFPWLNIFLIAAVAVVVVIMLTTPVGRTQVWTSLVATGVLLLFWPLVRRKLAAMRGENTLEADRSNHSA, from the coding sequence ATGGACGTTCCCGCCGAGCAACAGCAGTCGAACCACGGCGGCCGGGCGCCGCACGGCCCCAAAAAGCTGCGGTCGCGGCATATCACCATGATCACCCTCGGCGGGATCATCGGATCGAGCCTTTTCGTCGGCTCGGCCAACATCATCCGTTCAGTCGGTCCGACCGCCGTCGTATCCTATCTTGTGGGTGGGCTGCTCGTCTATCTGGCCATGCTCATGCTCGGCGAGATGGCGGCCGTGCGGCCCGCCGTCGGGTCGTTCATGGAATACGCCCGAGTCGGCCTCGGCGATTGGGCCGCCTATCTGGTCGGTTGGCTTTACTGGTATTTCTGGGTGGGTGTTCTGGCCTACGAGGCCGTGATCGGCGGGCATACCTTGAACGGCTGGTTCCATGGCTTGCCTCCGTGGGCCTGGTCGTTATTGCTCCTCGGCGTGTTCGTCCTGACCAACCTGATTTCCGTTCGCTCGTTCGGCGAAACCGAATTCTGGCTGGCCAGCATCAAAATTGCCGCAATCGTCGTCTTTTTGGGCGCCGGTTTGCTCTTCGTCCTCGGACTATGGCCGGACAGTAGCTTCTCGGTTCACAATCTCTGGCAGCACGGCGGCTTCGTCCCGCAAGGCTTCGGTGCAATCCTGACCGGTGTAGCTTTGGTCATCTTTTCGTATTTCGGCACTGAAATCGCGGTGATGGCCTCCGCCGAATCCGAAGATCCGCCGGCGGGGATCCGGCTTGCGACAATCACAGTCATCTGGCGCGTGCTGCTGTTCTTCGTCGGATCGATTTTGATCATCACGATGGTTGTGCCGTGGGACAAGCTGCCGGCAGCGACGGGGGTGGCCAATGCGCCGTTCACTCTCATGTTTGAGAAATTCGGAATTCCGGCCGCCTCGATCGTCATGGAACTCGTCATCTTCTCGGCCGTCGTGTCGGTGCTCAACTCGGGGCTTTACTCCGCGTCGAGGATGTTCGCGTCATTGGCCGACAAAGGATTCGCGCCAAAGATCGTCAGCCGCAAGGCACGCAATGGCGTGCCGGTCGTCGCCGTGTTCGCATCAACTGCGGGCGGAGTGATCGCGGCAATTGCCAACTTCATTGCGCCGAACTCGGGCATCTTTGACTTCATCATGAATTCCGCCGGCCTTGTCGCCTTGTTCGTGTACGTGTTCATCGCACTCACTCATATGAGGCTTCGCCAGAAGATGACCGCGCACGAAGTTGCCGGACTGAAGGTCAAGGTGAAGCTCTTCCCTTGGCTCAACATTTTTCTGATCGCTGCCGTGGCAGTCGTCGTAGTAATCATGCTGACCACTCCTGTCGGACGCACTCAAGTGTGGACCAGTTTGGTCGCCACCGGCGTCCTGCTGCTCTTTTGGCCGTTGGTGCGCCGGAAGCTCGCTGCCATGCGCGGTGAAAACACTCTCGAAGCGGACCGGTCGAATCACTCCGCTTGA
- a CDS encoding diaminopimelate decarboxylase → MHTYAKRRDRAVAGVAATLSDESPVVGLIDLDLIDERAEELRNAFRNDQPVLHTIAAKAIPLGAVLAQCATRGMGCEVASPGELELALATGFSPENIVFDSPAKTVGDLRSALKLGVGINFDNFTEVARFDEILAQADALPENGMGLRINPQLAPGSITAMSTATKISKFGVGLADEGTREEIISTYLERSWMNQIHVHSGSQGMSLEQSATAVRVIVELANEINDRSVQLYGTRRVKRIDIGGGLPVNYYSDEVAPSYREYRLILEELVPELFDYELVTEFGRSLAAKSGSILSRVEYVKKTGGRRIATTHAGVQVVTRTAYMPNDWPLRVIALTADGERKTTPEELHDVAGPACFSGDLVAQATLLPRLDTGDTVLIPDTGAYCFTSHYSYNMLPRIPVLGYRQNGSELEYFQLRKLQTTEDVVAEAGPQEAPQIDPCSVRVGGAMASSN, encoded by the coding sequence ATGCACACGTACGCGAAGCGTCGTGACCGAGCCGTCGCAGGGGTGGCGGCAACCCTTAGCGACGAATCGCCCGTCGTGGGACTGATCGATTTGGACCTTATCGATGAGCGTGCCGAGGAGTTGCGCAATGCCTTTCGCAACGATCAACCCGTGCTGCACACGATTGCCGCGAAAGCAATACCGCTCGGAGCCGTGCTCGCTCAGTGCGCAACACGCGGAATGGGCTGCGAGGTAGCCAGTCCCGGGGAGCTCGAGCTGGCTCTCGCAACGGGGTTCAGTCCTGAAAACATAGTTTTTGATTCTCCGGCTAAAACAGTCGGTGATCTTCGATCGGCTCTGAAGCTCGGTGTGGGTATCAATTTCGACAACTTCACCGAAGTCGCTCGTTTTGACGAGATCCTCGCTCAAGCTGACGCGCTCCCCGAAAACGGCATGGGCTTGCGCATCAATCCTCAGTTAGCGCCGGGCAGCATTACGGCGATGAGCACGGCGACAAAGATTTCGAAGTTCGGAGTTGGCCTCGCCGACGAGGGAACCCGAGAGGAGATCATTTCCACATATCTTGAACGCAGCTGGATGAATCAAATACATGTTCACTCCGGATCTCAGGGCATGTCCCTGGAACAATCCGCGACAGCCGTGCGCGTGATTGTTGAACTTGCCAACGAGATCAACGACCGAAGCGTCCAGCTTTACGGCACGCGACGGGTCAAGCGAATCGACATCGGCGGCGGGCTGCCCGTCAACTATTATTCTGACGAAGTGGCCCCGAGCTACCGGGAGTATCGCCTGATCCTTGAAGAGTTGGTTCCCGAACTATTCGACTATGAGCTCGTCACCGAGTTCGGACGATCCCTTGCCGCAAAATCGGGATCGATCCTCAGCCGCGTGGAATACGTCAAGAAAACAGGGGGACGGCGCATCGCTACAACCCATGCCGGCGTCCAGGTCGTGACCCGGACGGCGTATATGCCGAATGACTGGCCGCTCAGGGTGATTGCGCTGACCGCGGACGGTGAGAGAAAGACCACGCCGGAAGAATTGCACGACGTAGCCGGGCCGGCCTGCTTTTCCGGGGACCTTGTCGCACAAGCGACGCTCTTGCCGCGACTGGACACCGGTGACACGGTTCTCATCCCCGATACCGGGGCGTACTGCTTCACCAGTCACTACTCGTACAACATGTTGCCCCGAATACCCGTGCTCGGCTATCGACAAAACGGCAGCGAGTTGGAGTACTTCCAGCTGCGAAAGCTCCAGACGACGGAGGACGTCGTCGCCGAAGCAGGGCCTCAAGAAGCCCCGCAAATCGATCCATGCTCGGTCCGCGTCGGCGGTGCCATGGCATCGTCGAATTGA
- a CDS encoding SGNH/GDSL hydrolase family protein, with amino-acid sequence MVRARETRSPDDGSEPNAQPDRAEASRVGLRITRSLGTAAGAVVGACGVLVAEASWTRRHTGPKLRVVAPDDSGLFDPGYGGEPIRLTILGDSNAAGVGVPHADETVGSHLAAGLATAAKRPVALCNVAFSGAQTRDLAAQIAGAAVPAGWPDVCLIVVGGNDVMHLRSISRSAQLLGESIRLLRSRGAEVVVATCPDMGAERPLLQPLRLIAGRYGKLLALSQTIVALRAGARTVSLVDSLGPIFRHFSAEMFASDRFHPSPAGYALAADVLLPSVCAASARFIAEKKPYPHRVYRRPKRRPATRVAFWLARRPTLGQMSCRTKDIRH; translated from the coding sequence ATGGTTCGTGCACGTGAAACGCGTAGTCCGGACGACGGGTCGGAGCCGAACGCGCAACCGGACCGAGCCGAGGCGTCACGAGTCGGACTACGGATAACACGATCGCTCGGCACTGCCGCCGGGGCCGTAGTCGGCGCATGCGGCGTTCTCGTCGCCGAAGCCTCCTGGACCAGACGGCACACGGGGCCGAAGCTGCGAGTCGTCGCCCCGGACGACTCCGGGCTTTTCGACCCCGGCTACGGCGGCGAGCCGATTCGCTTGACGATCCTCGGCGATTCAAATGCGGCAGGAGTCGGAGTGCCGCACGCCGACGAGACAGTCGGCTCGCACCTGGCCGCCGGTCTGGCAACCGCAGCCAAGCGTCCCGTCGCCCTATGCAACGTCGCTTTTTCGGGTGCCCAAACGCGCGATCTTGCCGCTCAAATCGCCGGTGCTGCGGTCCCAGCCGGATGGCCGGACGTGTGTCTGATAGTAGTCGGCGGCAACGACGTGATGCATCTTCGATCGATCTCCCGGTCCGCGCAATTGCTGGGGGAGTCGATCCGTCTCTTGCGTTCCCGTGGGGCGGAGGTCGTGGTCGCCACGTGTCCGGACATGGGTGCCGAACGACCATTATTGCAGCCGTTGCGGCTGATTGCGGGACGCTACGGCAAGCTGCTTGCACTGTCGCAAACCATCGTCGCCCTTCGTGCCGGAGCCCGGACGGTGTCGCTCGTTGATTCGCTCGGGCCGATATTCCGGCATTTCTCGGCGGAAATGTTCGCAAGTGACAGATTCCATCCGTCGCCGGCGGGTTATGCGCTGGCGGCCGACGTGCTACTTCCGAGCGTGTGTGCGGCGTCCGCGCGCTTTATTGCCGAAAAGAAGCCGTACCCGCATCGCGTCTACCGCAGGCCAAAGCGGCGGCCGGCGACGCGCGTGGCGTTTTGGCTCGCCCGTCGACCGACGCTAGGACAAATGTCCTGCCGAACAAAGGACATTCGACACTAA
- a CDS encoding ABC transporter substrate-binding protein — MSSLLLTRHEAQSSSIRRRQLLGGGALGLSAAALAACSGLSTSASGSTKSTGSKDYSGVKPAKKIEFWSNHPAANQAYEQKVVDKWNSQQSDTTVKLVTAGSDYASVAQKFQTAQVGGGLPGVVIVNTWFKYYLNGSIIPIDALVKSENIDKDDYNDTLWDDYSYDNQQWGVPYARSTPLFYYNKSHWKKAGLPDRAPKTWMEFEEWTKKLKSADLGTKKQFVYAGDYIAWTFENKVWGWGGAYSKKFDLTLDTDGAVKATDWARKGVFEGKWANVTASSSSTDHLSAEACSATVSSTGGLIGVVEAAKGKFDVGVGFLPGGPEATDNVCPTGGAGLAIPKDISPEEQVAAARFIKFLTSPENTVGLAKATGYMPLRKSANTKKLIASNPLLDTAIKQLPHTRSQDWALAFIPSGLKVLNDGLIKVLSQNTDPKETLADAKDQLQHAFKKDVKPNL, encoded by the coding sequence ATGAGTTCCCTTCTCTTGACTCGACATGAAGCGCAATCCTCCAGTATCCGCAGGCGCCAGCTTCTTGGCGGAGGTGCGCTCGGGCTCTCCGCGGCGGCGCTTGCCGCATGTTCCGGCCTGTCCACCAGCGCCAGCGGTTCGACCAAGTCGACCGGGTCCAAGGACTACTCGGGGGTCAAACCCGCCAAGAAGATCGAATTCTGGTCAAACCACCCTGCAGCGAATCAGGCGTATGAGCAGAAGGTTGTCGACAAGTGGAATTCACAGCAGAGCGACACCACGGTCAAGCTCGTGACAGCCGGCTCGGACTACGCATCGGTTGCGCAGAAATTCCAGACCGCACAAGTCGGCGGCGGACTGCCGGGCGTCGTGATCGTGAACACGTGGTTCAAGTACTACTTGAACGGGTCGATCATCCCTATCGATGCCCTCGTGAAATCCGAAAACATCGACAAGGACGACTACAACGACACACTGTGGGACGACTACTCGTACGACAACCAGCAATGGGGCGTGCCGTATGCCCGCTCGACACCGCTCTTTTACTACAACAAATCACATTGGAAGAAGGCCGGCCTTCCCGATCGCGCGCCAAAGACCTGGATGGAATTCGAAGAGTGGACCAAGAAGCTCAAATCGGCCGATCTGGGCACCAAGAAACAGTTCGTTTACGCAGGTGATTACATTGCGTGGACCTTCGAAAACAAGGTCTGGGGCTGGGGCGGTGCCTACAGCAAGAAGTTCGATCTCACTCTCGATACGGACGGCGCAGTCAAGGCGACCGACTGGGCCCGCAAGGGAGTATTCGAAGGCAAGTGGGCAAATGTCACGGCCTCGAGTTCGTCGACCGATCACTTGTCCGCCGAAGCCTGTTCGGCGACCGTCAGCTCAACCGGAGGGCTTATCGGTGTTGTCGAGGCGGCCAAGGGCAAGTTCGATGTAGGAGTCGGCTTCTTGCCGGGCGGCCCCGAAGCGACAGACAATGTCTGCCCTACGGGCGGCGCCGGCTTGGCAATCCCAAAGGACATCTCACCGGAGGAGCAGGTCGCCGCGGCACGATTCATCAAGTTCCTGACCTCGCCCGAAAACACCGTCGGCTTGGCCAAGGCCACCGGTTACATGCCGTTGCGCAAGTCGGCGAACACGAAGAAGCTGATTGCCTCCAACCCCTTGCTCGACACAGCGATCAAGCAACTGCCGCACACTCGCTCGCAGGACTGGGCGCTCGCGTTCATCCCGAGCGGCCTAAAAGTCCTGAACGACGGGTTGATCAAAGTGCTCAGCCAGAACACGGATCCGAAAGAGACGCTGGCCGATGCCAAGGATCAGCTGCAACATGCCTTTAAGAAGGATGTGAAACCCAACCTCTGA
- a CDS encoding NAD(P)/FAD-dependent oxidoreductase, whose amino-acid sequence MALIRNSKLRPRILIVGGGYLGFATAQRLQKSVAHGEATITVVDPHPYMTYLPFLPEVAGGSIEPRHALVPLRRHLRKCEIVSGKVTKITHAEKSVVVEPGIGEPFELDYDHIIIAAGSVPRTLPIPGLAEEGIGFKQIEEAVALRDRVLTRLDEAALIEDDAERRKALTFVFVGGGFAGIESLAELQDMASDAVRHYDTLTDADIRFVLVEALGRVMPEVGEAQARWVVESLRERGVDVYLETFLKSCENKHIVLSTGEEFDADTVVWNAGVKANPVLVDSDLPIDERGRLQVRADLQVEDDNGNVVEGAWGAGDVAAVPDLTGGGVGGYCVPNAQHAIRQAPVLVQNVLSALRGGDDFKQYSHKTIGSVAGLGVGKGVAQIGDFEARGLLAWIMHRGYHGYAMPTLERKVRLFGNWFVGALFGRDASQVVDLGDPRGAFVEAAHSKPAPKKDTKKEPAKS is encoded by the coding sequence ATGGCATTGATTCGAAACAGCAAACTTCGTCCCCGTATCCTCATCGTCGGCGGTGGCTATCTCGGCTTTGCGACTGCGCAGCGGCTGCAGAAGTCGGTCGCGCACGGCGAAGCAACTATCACGGTCGTCGACCCGCACCCGTATATGACGTACCTGCCGTTCCTTCCGGAGGTGGCCGGCGGCTCGATCGAACCGCGCCACGCCCTGGTTCCGCTACGCCGTCACCTGCGCAAATGCGAAATCGTCAGCGGCAAGGTCACCAAGATCACGCACGCCGAGAAGTCGGTAGTTGTCGAGCCGGGCATCGGTGAGCCCTTTGAACTCGACTACGACCACATCATCATCGCGGCCGGAAGCGTGCCGCGCACCCTGCCGATTCCGGGGCTGGCCGAAGAAGGCATCGGGTTCAAGCAGATCGAAGAGGCAGTCGCGCTGCGCGATCGAGTGCTCACCCGGCTGGACGAGGCCGCGCTGATCGAGGACGACGCGGAACGGCGCAAGGCGCTCACGTTCGTCTTTGTCGGCGGCGGATTCGCCGGCATCGAATCGCTTGCCGAGCTGCAGGATATGGCAAGCGACGCCGTCCGACACTATGACACGTTGACGGACGCCGACATCCGCTTCGTTCTGGTTGAAGCGCTCGGTCGCGTCATGCCGGAGGTCGGCGAGGCGCAGGCGCGTTGGGTTGTCGAATCGCTACGCGAACGCGGTGTGGACGTGTACCTGGAGACATTCCTCAAGAGCTGCGAGAACAAGCACATCGTGCTGTCGACCGGTGAGGAATTCGACGCCGACACAGTGGTGTGGAATGCCGGCGTCAAGGCCAACCCGGTGCTTGTCGACTCCGATCTGCCGATCGACGAGCGCGGCCGGTTGCAGGTTCGCGCCGATCTCCAGGTCGAAGACGACAACGGCAATGTCGTCGAAGGTGCCTGGGGCGCCGGCGACGTGGCAGCCGTGCCGGATCTGACCGGCGGCGGAGTTGGCGGCTATTGCGTGCCGAACGCCCAGCACGCCATCCGCCAGGCGCCGGTCCTGGTCCAGAACGTTTTGTCGGCGCTGCGCGGCGGCGACGACTTCAAGCAGTACTCGCACAAGACGATCGGATCCGTTGCCGGACTCGGCGTCGGCAAGGGCGTCGCGCAGATCGGAGACTTCGAGGCGCGCGGCTTGCTGGCGTGGATCATGCACCGCGGTTACCACGGCTACGCAATGCCGACCCTCGAGCGTAAGGTGCGTTTGTTCGGCAACTGGTTCGTCGGGGCGCTGTTTGGCCGCGATGCCAGCCAGGTTGTCGACCTCGGCGACCCGCGCGGAGCATTCGTTGAGGCAGCTCACTCGAAGCCGGCCCCGAAGAAGGACACCAAAAAGGAGCCGGCCAAGTCGTAA